In one Capra hircus breed San Clemente chromosome 22, ASM170441v1, whole genome shotgun sequence genomic region, the following are encoded:
- the XPC gene encoding LOW QUALITY PROTEIN: DNA repair protein complementing XP-C cells (The sequence of the model RefSeq protein was modified relative to this genomic sequence to represent the inferred CDS: inserted 1 base in 1 codon), producing MARKRAAGRGPRGQTAKGETKARRKEEEADVVKDEKPRKKSPPTKVARGKRKRGCGDAGSSADGPVTRKAAKVSVKSEEPQAVKDEALSEGEDFRGLPSARRKGQPPEREAAADKGSCKGDDEEDSEEDWEEVEEVSEPVPGAVGESAAFSASALPVKPVEIEIETPEQVKARERSEKIKMEFETYLRRMMKRFSKEVHEDTHKVHLLCLLANGFYRNSICNQPDLQAIGLSIIPTRFTRVPPRDVDVSYLSNLVKWFIGTFTVNAELSTNDQDGLQTTLERRFAVYSARDDXELVHIFLLLLRALHLPTRLVLSLQPIPLKLSAAKGKKPSKERSTEAPGGSSEDSSHAPGKPSKGSRGDDASSGGAGGARARGKGGKAAEGRRPRGESPSSGEDAGQARGQRRGTQRRVQSRRRQAAARVSYKEESGSGAASSGSDFEPSSEDSCRPSDEDSEPSLPRRRSAPAPQRMKAGSKSRSKSQHGSRHPPPGFAEASASAAGSKLERGKKPSGAGGKAGSGQGAPGVDQWLEVFSEREEKWVCVDCVHGVVGQPLTCYQYATKPVTYIVGIDGTGCVRDVTQRYDPAWLTATRKSRVDAAWWAETLRPYRSPLVDREQREDQEFQAKHLDQPLPTVIGTYKNHPLYALKRHLLKFEAIYPETAAILGYCRGEAVYSRDCVHTLHSRDTWLKQARVVRLGEVPYKMVKGYSNRARRARQAEPQLHDYNDLGLFGRWQTEEYQPPVAVDGKVPRNEFGNVYLFLPSMMPIGCVQLNLPNLHRVARKLNIDCAQAVTGFDFHKGYCHPITDGYVVCEEYRDVLLTAWENEQALIEKKEKEKREKRALGNWKLLVKGLLIRERLKLRYGAQSEAAAPHTDAGGGLSSDEEEGTSSQAEAARILAASWPQNREAEKPKCPRKTRREKKEAAAQLFPFEKL from the exons ACGTCGTCAAAGATGAGAAACCACGGAAGAAGAGCCCTCCCACAAAAGTTGCCcgaggaaagaggaagagaggctgCGGTGATGCTGGGAGCTCAGCAGACGGTCCAGTGACAAGGAAGGCGGCCAAGGTTTCAGTGAAATCTGAAGAGCCCCAGGCTGTAAAGGATGAAGCCCTCAGCGAAGGGGAAGATTTCAG GGGCTTGCCGAGCGCCCGCAGGAAGGGCCAGCCCCCGGAGCGAGAGGCCGCTGCGGACAAAGGCAGCTGCAAGGGGGACGATGAGGAAGACAGCGAGGAGGACTGGGAAGAGGTGGAAG AAGTTAGTGAGCCCGTGCCGGGTGCCGTGGGGGAAAGCGcagccttctctgcatctgctCTGCCCGTGAAGCCAGTGGAGATAGAGATTGAGACACCGGAGCAGGTGAAGGCCAGAGAAAGAAG TGAAAAGATCAAAATGGAGTTTGAGACGTATCTTCGGAGGATGATGAAACGTTTCAGTAAGGAGGTTCATGAGGACACGCACAAG GTTCACCTGCTGTGTCTGCTGGCAAACGGCTTCTACCGAAACAGCATCTGCAACCAGCCAGACCTGCAAGCCATTGGCCTCTCCATCATCCCAACGCGCTTcaccagagtgccaccccgagacGTGGACGTCTCCTACCTGTCCAACCTGGTGAAATG GTTCATCGGGACATTCACAGTGAATGCGGAGCTCTCGACCAACGACCAGGACGGCCTGCAGACGACGCTGGAGCGGAGGTTCGCCGTTTACTCGGCAAGAGACG AGGAGCTGGTCCAT ATATTTTTGCTGCTTCTCCGGGCCCTGCATCTCCCTACCCGCCTCGTACTGTCTCTGCAGCCAATTCCTCTGAAGTTATCAGCAGCGAAG GGAAAGAAACCTTCCAAGGAAAGATCCACAGAGGCGCCTGGGGGCTCCTCAGAAGACTCCAGCCACGCTCCGGGAAAGCCCAGCAAAGGAAGCCGAGGAGACGACGCGTCTTCTGGGGGCGCTGGTGGGGCCCGTGCCAGAGGGAAGGGGGGCAAGGCGGCCGAAGGCAGGAGGCCACGGGGGGAGTCCCCGTCCAGCGGGGAGGATGCGGGCCAGGCTCGGGGACAGAGACGGGGGACCCAGAGGCGAGTGCAGTCCCGGAGGCGGCAGGCGGCTGCCAGGGTGTCTTACAAGGAGGAGAGCGGGAGCGGCGCAGCCAGCAGCGGCTCTGACTTTGAGCCTTCCAGCGAGGACAGCTGCCGCCCGTCCGATGAGGATTCCGAGCCCAGCTTGCCCAGGCGGCGGAGTGCCCCCGCCCCTCAGAGAATGAAGGCGGGGTCCAAGAGCAGGTCCAAGTCCCAGCATGGAAGCCGCCATCCGCCCCCTGGCTTCGCAGAAGCATCGGCCAGCGCTGCGGGCAGTAAGCTGGAGAGGGGCAAGAAACCGTCGGGGGCCGGTGGGAAGGCAGGCAGCGGGCAGGGGGCTCCCGGCGTGGACCAGTGGCTGGAGGTGTTCTCAGAGCGCGAGGAGAAGTGGGTGTGTGTGGACTGTGTGCACGGCGTGGTGGGCCAGCCCCTGACCTGCTACCAGTATGCCACCAAGCCCGTGACCTACATCGTGGGCATCGACGGCACCGGCTGTGTGCGTGACGTCACGCAGAGGTACGACCCCGCCTGGCTGACGGCGACTCGCAAGAGCCGCGTGGACGCTGCCTGGTGGGCAGAGACCCTGCGCCCCTACCGGAGCCCGCTGGTGGACAGGGAGCAGCGGGAGGACCAGGAG TTTCAGGCGAAGCACCTGGACCAGCCTCTGCCCACCGTCATCGGCACGTATAAGAACCACCCTCTCTACGCCCTTAAGAGGCACCTCCTCAAGTTCGAGGCCATCTACCCTGAGACGGCCGCTATCCTCGGGTACTGCCGCGGGGAGGCCGTCTACTCCAG GGACTGCGTTCACACCCTGCACTCCAGGGACACGTGGCTGAAACAAGCGCGTGTGGTGCGGCTTGGGGAAGTGCCATACAAG ATGGTGAAAGGCTACTCCAACCGTGCCCGGAGAGCCCGCCAGGCCGAGCCACAGCTGCATGACTACAACGACCTGGGCCTGTTTGGCAGATGGCAGACCGAGGAGTACCAGCCGCCGGTGGCCGTGGATGGGAAG GTGCCCCGGAACGAGTTTGGGAACGTGTACCTCTTCCTGCCCAGCATGATGCCCATTGGCTGCGTCCAGCTGAACTTGCCCAACCTGCACCGCGTCGCCCGCAAGCTGAACATTGACTGTGCGCAGGCCGTCACCGGCTTCGACTTCCACAAAGGCTACTGCCATCCCAT AACCGACGGCTACGTGGTCTGCGAGGAGTACAGAGACGTGCTCCTGACCGCCTGGGAGAACGAGCAGGCGCTCatagagaagaaggagaaggag AAGAGGGAGAAGCGGGCTCTGGGGAACTGGAAGCTGCTTGTCAAAGGGCTGCTGATCCGGGAGCGGCTGAAGCTTCGCTACGGGGCCCAG AGTGAGGCGGCTGCTCCCCACACGGATGCGGGAGGCGGGCTCTCATCAGACGAGGAGGAGGGGACCAGCTCTCAAGCGGAAGCGGCCAGGATCCTGGCGGCCTCCTGGCCCCAAAACCGAGAGGCCGAGAAGCCAAAGTGCCCCAGGAAGAccaggagggagaagaaggaagCGGCTGCCCAGCTGTTCCCGTTTGAGAAGCTGTGA